One window of the Bombus pyrosoma isolate SC7728 linkage group LG5, ASM1482585v1, whole genome shotgun sequence genome contains the following:
- the LOC122567936 gene encoding protein distal antenna-like: MRGESARPGKRPLRALSASEKMDAIQRVHEGESKASVARDIGVPESTLRGWCKSEHKIRGMARNSSTPDSEAHSPASSSGANVTAANLAGGSANLSSEDESPCVKKSKIDQQTSVTSASTSFVGDVCTDSDGKPDNKPKIDYVGLMTSMAGMRPENSSLLLQQLGLLSGATGTLAKNLLSMSPALSHGSTVGLVENGLQYTKNTGNACLTNMNNLTNSNKRHSLSAIAPTQMDSVVAKSCSTRKSLPPAAEAPSTPVPASPRKTNETNNIPRSSSKSRKDGNMSSGSNNKKVDEALWLWLTQQQQLLGQQSASFNPSINQQDGSWFWQWYKQCSFPLITSTPPAPSPIAKRSPSKTRAMLDNVLSSNNSENVLRNLNMEEDSAAAATAAAPAENHEANGEDVPSNSEEAIRHGEKFLKWLMDKCSDPSVTRLQIIQFKYLLDSLKAYRKKSSSSSKQSRK, encoded by the coding sequence ATGAGAGGTGAATCGGCGCGACCGGGTAAGCGCCCCTTAAGAGCGCTTTCCGCTTCGGAGAAGATGGACGCCATACAGAGGGTCCACGAGGGAGAGAGCAAAGCATCGGTTGCTCGTGATATCGGTGTACCGGAGTCGACGTTACGCGGATGGTGCAAATCCGAGCACAAGATCAGGGGTATGGCAAGGAATTCTTCGACGCCGGATAGCGAGGCCCACTCGCCCGCCTCGTCTTCCGGCGCGAACGTGACAGCTGCTAACTTGGCCGGTGGCTCGGCGAATTTGTCGAGCGAGGACGAAAGTCCTTGTGtgaagaagtcgaaaatagaTCAACAGACATCGGTAACGAGCGCGAGCACGTCGTTCGTGGGTGACGTTTGTACCGACTCGGATGGTAAACCGGATAACAAACCGAAGATCGATTACGTAGGACTGATGACCAGCATGGCCGGCATGAGACCCGAAAATAGTTCGTTGCTTCTGCAACAATTGGGACTGTTGTCAGGTGCAACCGGCACACTTGCCAAAAATTTGTTGAGTATGTCGCCGGCTTTGTCGCATGGCAGCACCGTCGGTCTCGTCGAGAACGGGCTTCAATACACAAAGAACACCGGAAACGCATGTCTCACGAACATGAATAATTTGACTAATAGTAACAAGAGGCATAGTCTCTCAGCGATTGCACCGACGCAAATGGATTCAGTGGTCGCAAAATCATGCAGCACACGAAAGAGTTTGCCACCTGCCGCGGAAGCGCCATCTACCCCGGTGCCCGCCTCTCCCCGGAAAACAAACGAGACCAATAACATTCCAAGATCGAGCAGCAAGTCGAGGAAGGACGGAAACATGAGCAGCGGTAGCAACAACAAGAAGGTGGACGAGGCATTATGGCTGTGGCTGACGCAGCAGCAACAGCTACTCGGTCAACAGTCGGCGAGTTTCAATCCGAGCATCAATCAGCAGGATGGTTCGTGGTTCTGGCAGTGGTACAAGCAGTGCAGTTTCCCGTTGATAACGTCGACGCCGCCAGCACCCAGTCCGATCGCCAAGAGATCGCCCAGCAAGACGAGGGCCATGCTCGACAATGTACTTAGTAGCAACAACAGTGAGAATGTGTTACGAAACCTGAACATGGAGGAGGATTCCGCCGctgccgccaccgccgccgcccCCGCGGAGAACCACGAGGCGAATGGCGAAGACGTGCCGAGCAACAGCGAGGAAGCGATCCGGCACGGCGAGAAGTTCTTGAAGTGGTTGATGGACAAATGCTCCGATCCGTCGGTTACAAGACTTCAGATCATACAGTTCAAATATCTACTGGACAGTCTGAAGGCATATAGAAAGAAGTCGTCGTCTAGTTCGAAACAAAGTAGAAAGTAG